The Stenotrophomonas rhizophila genome has a window encoding:
- a CDS encoding efflux RND transporter periplasmic adaptor subunit encodes MNASAELLKELRIDRKKAAAPPPSSPRRGLWIVLAIVALLVLGCIAWVVFGRERPIEVTTAPVVAIQQGTASSSVLDASGYVVARRMATVSAKITGKVREVMIEEGMRVEEGQVMATLDPIDANAQRSLSSSQLEAARSQLAGLQAQVAQADAEAGRLQKLVGQQLVSRSQFDLAMAQRDSLRAQLRTAQRNTKVAGDALAIADLGVDNNIVRAPFSGVVTAKAAQPGEIVSPLSAGGGFTRTGIGTIVDMDSLEIEVDVGEAFIGRVQPKMPVEATLNAYPEWKIPAEVIAIIPTADRGKATVKVRVALKSKDPRIVPEMGVRVSFLEAAAPAQAAAPKGVRVPAAALVERDQKTVAFVVGDDRRVQQVPVTVGVALNNDRQVTAGLSAGQQVVSNPPPELRDGSAVVEKQAQ; translated from the coding sequence ATGAACGCATCCGCTGAACTGCTCAAGGAACTCCGCATCGACCGCAAGAAGGCCGCCGCCCCGCCGCCTTCGTCGCCACGCCGTGGCCTGTGGATCGTGCTCGCCATTGTCGCGCTGCTGGTCCTGGGCTGTATCGCCTGGGTCGTATTCGGCCGCGAACGCCCTATCGAGGTGACCACCGCGCCGGTGGTGGCCATCCAGCAGGGTACCGCCAGCAGCTCGGTGCTCGATGCCAGCGGCTACGTGGTGGCCCGGCGCATGGCCACGGTGTCGGCCAAGATCACCGGCAAGGTTCGCGAGGTGATGATCGAGGAAGGCATGCGGGTCGAAGAAGGCCAGGTCATGGCCACCCTGGACCCAATCGATGCCAACGCCCAGCGCAGCCTGTCGTCCTCGCAGCTGGAAGCGGCCCGCAGCCAGCTGGCCGGCCTGCAGGCGCAGGTGGCCCAGGCCGATGCCGAAGCCGGGCGCCTGCAGAAGCTGGTGGGGCAGCAGCTGGTTTCGCGCTCGCAGTTCGACCTGGCCATGGCCCAGCGCGACAGCCTGCGCGCGCAGCTGCGCACCGCGCAGCGCAACACCAAGGTGGCCGGGGACGCGCTGGCCATTGCCGACCTGGGCGTGGACAACAACATCGTGCGCGCGCCATTCTCCGGCGTGGTCACCGCCAAGGCGGCGCAGCCGGGTGAGATCGTGTCGCCGCTGTCGGCCGGTGGCGGCTTCACCCGCACCGGTATCGGCACCATCGTGGACATGGATTCGCTGGAGATCGAAGTGGACGTGGGCGAGGCCTTCATCGGCCGCGTGCAGCCGAAGATGCCGGTGGAAGCCACGCTCAACGCCTACCCGGAATGGAAGATTCCGGCCGAAGTCATCGCCATCATCCCCACCGCCGACCGCGGCAAGGCCACGGTCAAGGTGCGCGTGGCGTTGAAGAGCAAAGACCCGCGCATCGTGCCGGAAATGGGCGTGCGGGTGAGCTTCCTGGAAGCGGCCGCACCGGCCCAGGCCGCAGCGCCCAAGGGCGTGCGCGTGCCGGCGGCGGCGCTGGTCGAGCGCGACCAGAAGACGGTGGCGTTCGTGGTGGGCGATGACCGGCGCGTGCAGCAGGTCCCGGTCACCGTGGGCGTGGCGCTCAACAACGACCGCCAGGTCACTGCCGGCCTCAGCGCCGGCCAGCAGGTGGTCAGCAACCCGCCGCCGGAACTGCGCGATGGCAGCGCGGTCGTGGAAAAGCAGGCGCAGTAA
- a CDS encoding cytochrome b encodes MSRDAGHFNLTARVLHWLMAVLILTMLFVGVTMVASLHWRPLLVDLHRPLGIAILLLALVRLINRLRHRPPPLPADLPAWQAAAAHASHWVLYGLMLAMPLVGWAMLSAGGYPIQMWKGVLLPPILPHDVALYAALRSAHSLLAYVLFATVVLHLSAALFHLWVRRDGVFQAMAKGPGDR; translated from the coding sequence ATGAGCCGTGATGCCGGGCATTTCAACCTCACCGCGCGCGTGCTGCACTGGCTGATGGCGGTGCTGATCCTGACCATGCTGTTCGTCGGCGTGACCATGGTGGCCTCGCTGCACTGGCGACCGCTGCTGGTGGACCTGCACCGGCCGCTGGGCATCGCGATCCTGCTGCTGGCGCTGGTGCGGCTGATCAACCGGTTGCGCCATCGGCCACCGCCGCTGCCGGCGGATCTGCCGGCGTGGCAGGCGGCCGCCGCGCATGCCTCGCATTGGGTTCTGTACGGGTTGATGCTGGCCATGCCGCTGGTGGGCTGGGCGATGCTGTCGGCCGGTGGCTACCCGATCCAGATGTGGAAGGGCGTGCTGCTGCCGCCGATCCTGCCGCACGACGTGGCGTTGTACGCCGCGCTGCGCAGCGCGCACAGCCTGCTTGCGTATGTGTTGTTCGCCACGGTGGTGCTGCATTTGAGTGCAGCGCTGTTCCACCTGTGGGTGCGGCGCGATGGGGTGTTCCAGGCGATGGCGAAGGGCCCGGGAGACCGTTGA
- a CDS encoding ABC transporter ATP-binding protein has protein sequence MSTLVSLRNITKTYQRGPEKVQVLHGIDLDIQRGDFVALMGPSGSGKTTLLNLIGGLDTPSGGEIEIEGERIDRMSGGQLSTWRSHHVGFVFQFYNLMPMLTAQKNVELPLLLTHLGAAQRKRNAEIALTLVGLADRRSHRPNELSGGQQQRVAIARAIVSDPTFLICDEPTGDLDRASAEEILLLLQQLNREHGKTIIMVTHDPKAAEYATHTVHLDKGELAQAPAAH, from the coding sequence ATGTCCACCCTGGTTTCGCTCCGCAACATCACCAAGACCTACCAGCGCGGTCCCGAAAAGGTGCAGGTGCTGCACGGCATCGACCTGGACATCCAGCGCGGCGACTTCGTCGCCCTGATGGGGCCGTCCGGCTCGGGCAAGACCACCCTGCTCAACCTCATCGGCGGGCTGGATACGCCCAGCGGCGGCGAGATCGAGATCGAAGGCGAGCGCATCGACCGCATGTCCGGCGGCCAGCTTTCCACCTGGCGCAGCCACCATGTCGGCTTCGTGTTCCAGTTCTACAACCTGATGCCGATGCTCACCGCGCAGAAGAACGTGGAACTGCCACTGCTGCTCACCCACCTGGGTGCGGCGCAGCGCAAGCGCAATGCCGAAATCGCGCTCACCCTGGTCGGCCTGGCCGACCGCCGCAGCCACCGCCCCAATGAGCTGTCCGGCGGCCAGCAGCAGCGCGTGGCGATTGCCAGGGCGATCGTGTCCGACCCCACGTTCCTGATCTGCGATGAGCCCACCGGCGACCTGGACCGCGCCTCCGCCGAGGAGATCCTGTTGCTGCTGCAGCAGCTCAACCGCGAGCACGGCAAGACCATCATCATGGTCACCCACGACCCCAAGGCCGCCGAGTACGCCACCCATACGGTGCACCTGGACAAGGGTGAGCTTGCACAGGCACCTGCGGCCCACTGA
- a CDS encoding response regulator transcription factor, which produces MIRIVLAEDQAMVRGALSALLGLEPDIDVLGAAADGEAAWRMLQQLQPDILVTDIEMPGLSGLELAQRIARHALPIKVVIVTTFARSGFLRRALDAGVCGYLLKDAPAEKLADALRQVQHGGRAIDPQLALDAWSQADPLNDRERQVLRLSGDGRSASEIATQLGLSHGTVRNYLSECIGKLGVANRIEAYRLARQKGWL; this is translated from the coding sequence ATGATCCGCATCGTATTGGCCGAAGACCAGGCGATGGTGCGCGGCGCGCTGTCGGCCCTGCTCGGGCTGGAGCCGGATATCGACGTGCTGGGTGCCGCCGCTGACGGTGAGGCGGCCTGGCGGATGCTGCAGCAGCTGCAGCCGGACATCCTGGTCACCGATATCGAAATGCCGGGGCTGTCCGGGCTGGAGCTGGCGCAGCGCATCGCCCGACATGCGCTGCCGATCAAGGTGGTGATCGTGACCACCTTCGCGCGTTCCGGATTCCTGCGCCGCGCACTGGATGCCGGCGTGTGCGGCTATCTGCTCAAGGACGCACCGGCGGAGAAGCTGGCCGATGCATTGCGCCAGGTACAGCACGGCGGCCGTGCCATCGACCCGCAGTTGGCGCTGGACGCGTGGTCGCAGGCCGACCCGCTCAACGACCGCGAACGCCAGGTGCTGCGCCTGTCCGGCGACGGCCGCTCGGCCAGCGAGATCGCCACCCAGCTGGGCCTGTCGCATGGCACGGTGCGCAACTACCTGTCCGAATGCATCGGCAAGCTGGGCGTGGCCAACCGCATCGAGGCCTATCGCCTGGCCCGGCAGAAAGGCTGGTTGTAA
- a CDS encoding sensor histidine kinase, whose protein sequence is MIAPRPHDRESTMPPRWLSSLLRPAPDSAVADNLRAGKPAWSDAVHLLWTGWVFLTPMFGGGYSLLWLWLTLLTYPVFLALYARQLLSPRRHAPRYALAMVAMGLALLPWYPSGISYFIFGCVTLRVCRTGSAWRYLGQLVVLNAAFVAIALWVGYHWQLVVWIPSMAFIIGVIINVESTNKDRDAALQLSQDEVRRLAATAERERIGRDLHDLLGHTLSLITLKLELSRKLFDRDPERARLEVTEAEAIARQALSEVRSAVTGIRASDLAAELAAARLLLECQHVHLHYSPPPPMPAEIERGLALVLREAATNIVRHADAHQAWVEFSQDGRTLGLQIRDDGRGDVQADGNGLTGMRERVAALRGTLQVHSPRGQGTTVVVQVPLPARTAAVATAPSAPPMTSEALP, encoded by the coding sequence ATGATCGCGCCTCGCCCCCACGACCGGGAATCCACCATGCCGCCCCGCTGGCTTTCCTCCCTTCTGCGACCCGCCCCGGATTCGGCCGTTGCCGACAACCTGCGCGCCGGCAAGCCGGCCTGGTCCGACGCGGTGCACCTGTTGTGGACCGGCTGGGTGTTCCTCACCCCGATGTTCGGCGGCGGCTATAGCCTGCTGTGGCTGTGGCTCACCCTGCTGACCTACCCCGTGTTCCTGGCGCTGTACGCCCGCCAGCTGCTGTCGCCGCGCCGGCACGCGCCGCGTTACGCGCTGGCCATGGTTGCCATGGGCTTGGCGCTGCTGCCGTGGTATCCCTCAGGCATCAGCTATTTCATCTTCGGCTGCGTCACCCTGCGGGTGTGCCGCACCGGCAGCGCGTGGCGCTACCTCGGCCAGCTGGTGGTGCTCAACGCCGCCTTCGTGGCGATCGCGCTGTGGGTGGGCTACCACTGGCAGCTGGTGGTGTGGATTCCGTCGATGGCGTTCATCATCGGCGTCATCATCAACGTGGAAAGCACCAACAAGGATCGCGATGCGGCCCTGCAGCTGTCCCAGGACGAAGTGCGACGGCTGGCCGCCACCGCCGAGCGCGAGCGCATCGGCCGCGACCTGCACGACCTGCTCGGTCACACGTTGTCGCTGATCACCCTGAAGCTGGAGCTGTCGCGCAAGCTGTTCGACCGCGATCCCGAACGCGCGCGGCTGGAGGTGACCGAAGCCGAAGCCATCGCGCGGCAGGCATTGTCTGAAGTGCGCAGCGCCGTGACCGGCATCCGTGCCAGCGATCTTGCCGCGGAACTGGCGGCCGCGCGGCTGCTGCTGGAATGCCAGCACGTGCACCTGCACTACAGCCCGCCGCCGCCGATGCCGGCGGAGATCGAACGCGGCCTGGCGCTGGTGCTGCGCGAAGCGGCCACCAACATCGTGCGACATGCCGACGCGCACCAGGCCTGGGTCGAGTTCAGCCAGGACGGGCGCACCCTGGGCCTGCAGATCCGCGATGACGGCCGAGGCGATGTGCAGGCCGATGGCAACGGGCTCACCGGCATGCGCGAACGCGTGGCTGCGCTGCGCGGCACGCTGCAGGTGCACTCCCCGCGCGGGCAGGGCACCACGGTGGTGGTGCAGGTGCCGCTACCGGCCAGGACCGCCGCGGTCGCCACGGCGCCAAGTGCGCCCCCAATGACCAGTGAGGCACTGCCATGA
- a CDS encoding ABC transporter permease, translating to MKYFSLIWAQLFRSKTRTLLTLLSVVAAFLLFGMLDSVRVAFSSGGSVEGANRLIVASRLSITQSLPTRLEPQVRQVPGVKDVTYGMWFGGIYQDPKNFFANFSVAPNYFDVYRELQLPPEQLKAFQDTQTGAVVGETLAKEFGWKIGDTIPLQATIFPRGGSNDWPLQLVGIFRSKDRTLAANEERQLMMNWKYFDESNDYIKNQVSWFTVTLDNPDHSSRVAQAIDAISANSDHETKTQTESAFQQAFVKQFADIGLIVTSIMGAVFFTLLLLTGNTMAQAVRERVPELATLKTLGFKDSTVLTLVMIESVLLIGLGGAIGMGLAATILPLLAPKTQGLLPPHVPTQTWLMGIGLILLIGVVVGLLPALRAKRLKIVDALAGR from the coding sequence ATGAAATATTTCTCGCTCATATGGGCACAGCTGTTCCGCAGCAAAACGCGGACCCTGCTGACCCTGCTTTCGGTGGTGGCCGCGTTCCTGCTGTTTGGCATGCTCGATTCGGTGCGCGTGGCCTTCAGTTCGGGCGGCAGCGTGGAAGGGGCCAACCGCCTGATCGTGGCCTCGCGCCTGTCCATCACCCAATCGCTGCCGACCCGGCTGGAGCCGCAGGTGCGGCAGGTACCCGGGGTGAAGGACGTCACCTACGGCATGTGGTTCGGTGGCATCTACCAGGACCCGAAGAACTTCTTCGCCAACTTCTCGGTGGCACCCAACTACTTCGACGTGTACCGCGAACTCCAGCTGCCACCCGAACAGCTCAAGGCCTTCCAGGACACCCAGACCGGTGCGGTGGTGGGCGAAACGCTGGCCAAGGAGTTCGGCTGGAAGATCGGCGACACCATTCCGCTGCAGGCCACCATCTTCCCGCGTGGCGGCAGCAACGACTGGCCGCTGCAGCTGGTGGGCATCTTCCGTTCCAAGGACCGCACCCTGGCAGCGAATGAAGAACGCCAGCTGATGATGAACTGGAAGTACTTCGACGAGAGCAACGACTACATCAAGAACCAGGTCAGCTGGTTCACGGTCACCCTGGACAACCCGGACCACTCCTCGCGCGTGGCCCAGGCCATCGATGCGATCTCGGCCAATTCGGACCATGAAACCAAGACCCAGACCGAGTCGGCGTTCCAGCAGGCCTTCGTCAAGCAGTTCGCTGACATCGGCCTGATCGTCACCTCGATCATGGGCGCGGTGTTCTTCACCCTGCTGCTGCTCACCGGCAACACCATGGCCCAGGCGGTGCGCGAACGCGTGCCCGAACTGGCCACGCTGAAGACGCTGGGCTTCAAGGACAGCACGGTGCTGACCCTGGTGATGATCGAATCGGTGCTGCTGATCGGGCTGGGCGGCGCCATCGGCATGGGCTTGGCCGCGACCATCCTGCCGCTGCTGGCGCCGAAGACACAGGGTCTGTTGCCGCCGCACGTACCCACCCAGACCTGGTTGATGGGCATTGGCCTGATCCTGCTGATCGGGGTGGTAGTGGGCCTGCTGCCGGCGCTGCGCGCCAAGCGGCTGAAGATCGTCGATGCCCTGGCGGGCCGCTGA